One part of the Pirellulales bacterium genome encodes these proteins:
- a CDS encoding glycerophosphodiester phosphodiesterase family protein — protein MSHRDAIRPDCDRPRGAVPVLRAMAGSWKSLVMYELLMSLVSATVLAPLVLAGSYQLIGISGEVVLGNWDLIRFLASPLGLVALLLTVSLSLSLLLIEYAGLILLADAALHGIAPSMRQIVARMFAAAPRLFALASLQSAVVLLALLPFLGLAGATYWLLLAGSDINFYLAERPPRFWLAIAIGAVFAIGLAISAAWLFVQWALSVPLCLLNGQSWLGALRLSSRLARGRSRRLLLLIVGWLVTKEVVLLLALNGLDGLNEILLAAFSQRLSTILWSTMALLVFDTLALQLLGAVFAIGLAALIAYEYEQARLQEAVSLLSTIWDPAELAAPWPAWRTRVAIIVLAVAGPIASIGYAIVATREYAEHHAANVTAHRAGPKAAPENSLLALQMSIDAHADFVEIDVQQTADGHVVLLHDRDLRRVTGDVRDLHEMQLAELQDLRLTVEGQSTAARIPTLAEFIAACDGQIRLNVEMKDFGHGTHLAAAVLDVLRDHDFAQRAIISCFELAPLAEIRRAEPSLPIGAIVSVAQGDITLLPVDFLSLNHRLVSGNVVRRAHQRGMQVHVWTVNEREMALRLLDLGCDNLITSDPMLMREVVDWYAGLGQVERMLLRLRRWLRE, from the coding sequence ATGAGCCACCGCGATGCTATTCGGCCGGATTGCGACCGACCACGCGGCGCAGTGCCGGTGTTGCGGGCGATGGCGGGCAGTTGGAAGTCGCTGGTCATGTACGAATTGCTGATGTCGCTCGTCAGCGCAACGGTCCTAGCCCCCTTGGTGTTGGCCGGATCTTACCAGTTGATCGGGATCTCGGGCGAGGTAGTCCTCGGCAACTGGGATCTCATCCGGTTTTTGGCCTCGCCCTTGGGGCTAGTGGCGTTGTTGCTAACCGTCAGCCTGTCATTGAGCCTGCTGCTCATCGAATACGCAGGGCTAATCCTGCTGGCCGACGCTGCGCTGCACGGAATAGCGCCTTCGATGCGCCAGATTGTTGCCCGCATGTTTGCTGCGGCACCGCGATTGTTTGCGTTGGCGAGTTTGCAGTCGGCAGTTGTCCTGCTCGCGCTGCTGCCGTTTTTAGGTCTCGCCGGTGCCACGTACTGGTTACTGTTGGCAGGCTCGGACATCAATTTCTATCTCGCCGAGCGACCGCCGCGTTTTTGGCTGGCAATAGCAATCGGCGCTGTTTTTGCCATCGGACTTGCCATATCCGCGGCGTGGCTGTTCGTTCAGTGGGCCCTTTCCGTGCCGCTATGCTTATTGAACGGCCAATCCTGGCTGGGAGCGTTGCGTCTGAGTTCGCGACTGGCGCGTGGTCGAAGTCGGCGACTACTGCTTCTGATCGTTGGCTGGCTGGTGACCAAGGAAGTTGTGCTTCTCCTTGCCCTCAATGGCTTGGACGGACTCAACGAAATACTGTTGGCAGCTTTCTCGCAGCGCCTTTCGACCATTTTATGGTCCACGATGGCGCTGCTGGTGTTTGACACGCTCGCGCTCCAGCTTCTCGGGGCGGTGTTTGCCATCGGTTTGGCGGCGCTGATTGCCTATGAGTATGAGCAAGCTCGGCTGCAAGAGGCCGTTTCTCTGCTCAGCACGATTTGGGATCCGGCGGAATTGGCTGCGCCGTGGCCAGCCTGGCGAACGCGTGTGGCGATCATCGTTCTGGCCGTTGCGGGACCGATCGCCAGCATCGGTTACGCGATCGTGGCGACGCGCGAGTACGCTGAGCACCACGCGGCCAACGTCACCGCGCACCGTGCCGGCCCCAAGGCCGCACCGGAAAATAGTCTTCTGGCACTGCAAATGTCGATCGATGCCCACGCTGATTTTGTTGAGATCGACGTACAGCAGACGGCCGACGGACATGTCGTATTGCTGCACGACCGCGACTTGCGGCGGGTCACCGGGGACGTGCGCGATCTGCACGAAATGCAACTGGCTGAATTACAGGATCTGCGGTTGACGGTCGAGGGACAATCGACCGCGGCTCGCATTCCAACGCTTGCCGAGTTCATCGCCGCTTGCGACGGCCAGATCCGATTGAACGTGGAAATGAAAGATTTCGGGCATGGCACGCACTTGGCCGCGGCCGTGTTGGATGTGCTGCGCGATCATGACTTTGCGCAACGGGCCATTATTTCATGTTTTGAACTGGCGCCTCTCGCCGAAATACGCCGAGCCGAGCCGAGCTTGCCTATCGGGGCGATAGTATCCGTCGCTCAAGGCGATATCACCTTGCTACCGGTCGACTTTCTGAGTTTGAATCATCGCCTGGTAAGCGGAAACGTGGTGCGCCGCGCGCACCAACGAGGTATGCAAGTCCATGTCTGGACCGTCAATGAGCGGGAGATGGCGTTGCGCCTATTAGATCTCGGGTGCGACAATCTCATTACGAGCGACCCGATGCTGATGCGAGAAGTCGTCGATTGGTACGCCGGTTTGGGTCAGGTTGAACGGATGCTGCTCCGGTTGCGACGCTGGCTGCGCGAATAA